From the Drechmeria coniospora strain ARSEF 6962 chromosome 02, whole genome shotgun sequence genome, the window GGTGGGTTCACTGGACGCACGGCTTGGCGCTGCTCGGCTGCAGGCACAGCCACAAGCTTGCTAGGTCGCGCTAACTGCTGGTGCTGGAGATTTTTGTCCTCGAACGAATCACCCAGTCGATTCCGGTGATCGATGCCATTAGCTTCATGAGACACACTGGATCGACGAGCGACACCACGGGCCCAATTGTTTCCAGCTCTGCGGTTTAACCCTTCACTGCTCTCATATCAGGCACGGGACGAATCATCATGGCGTCCGCAAACGCCCTGCGGAACCTAATGCGGCCATCGGTGACGGTGATGACGGCTCGAATTCATCCCGCCAtgttcgccgtcgcctcctttTCGACCAGCcctgccctcgccgccgcccctccACCGACGATCAAGAGCAGACGAGATCTTCCGAAGAAGACAAAGAAGACGTACAAGAAGAAGTCCAACGTCGTACCTGTCAAGAAGCCGAGCCCGGGCGAGCGAAAGGCGTTCCGGCAGCGAATACAGCTCAGCAACAACAGCGCACTGCCCGTCCAAGGCCTCGGGGAACTGGCACcggagacgatggcgagTGCGGAGAACAAGGGCAAGCTTTTCACGATCCCCGACCAGGTGGTGGACCTGCTGCGGACGCTCGAAGCCTTCAAGCCAACTCAGTCGTGGAACCTATTCAGGCGGCCGCATTTCTTGGTCCGCGAGGAGACGGCCCAGTTGATCGGCAGGCTGGAGAGCGcaaggaaaggaaaggagTCACTCACATGCGTCCTGACGGGTAGTCGGCTGTCAGGGAAGAGCTTGACCCTGCTGCAAGCCATGGCACATGCTCTGTTGAACGGATGGGTGGTCATCCACGTTCCCGAAGGTTGGAAACCTCGTGCCACTGCATCCGTGCGTGTAGCGCTGACAATGTCGCAGGTCAGGACCTCACCAACGGAAACACCGAGTACGCGGCTGTCACGGACACCAACCCAACCCAGTATGCCCAACCGGTGTACTGCCTCAAGCTTCTTCAGAATATCTACAAGGCGAATAAGGCGGTCCTCGAAAAGCTGGAGATGCAAAAGGACTGGTCCAAGCTCACAAACTTGAAGAGCGGTGCCACGCTGGCCGATTTGGCCCTCAGCGCCAAGGAGAGTGAATATGCGTGGCCCACGCTCCATGCTCTCTGGACGGAGCTGACCCTGCCCGGCCGTCCTCCTGTTCTgttcggcctcgacggcttgTCGCACATCAACATGATCAGCGAATACAGGGATCCGGCCTTCAATGAGATCCACGCCCATGATCTCACCCTCATCCGCACCTTCGTCGACGCTCTGTCAGGCGCGACGAAGCTTCCCAACGGtggcgccatcatcgccgcgACCTCTGGCAACAACGCCCACCACCATCCCTCTCAGGAGCTCGTCTTGTCCCAGCTCGAGGCTGGCCAGGCCGGTCGTGATATCCCGAAGCCGAATGCGTACGAGCGAAAGTACGACGATCGAGTGTACGACGCCCTCAAGAACAGCTACGTTCTTCGACTGGAGGGCCTCTCCAAGGATGAGAGCAGAGCCTTGATGGAGTACTGGGGTGCCAGTGGGCTAGTCAGAGATGTGCTCAACACGCGGACCGTGTCCGAGAAGTGGGCTCTCGCTGGTCATGGTATTGTCGGTGAGCTGGAGCGTGTTTCTCTCATGACGATGCGCATGTAAATCAGTGTATGCTTTGTACAAATTGCCAGATACCATACGTTCATGGTGAACAGTGTGTCTAGTTTCCTGCCCGTCTACACTCTCGCGCTCTCGTAATTCACACAAGTTCAGTTGAGCAGGCCGATGTCTGCGGTGCGATGCATGGACGAGAGCGGCCTTTGAGCCGTCAACTGAACGGTGAAGCAGTTCAATTCATTCAATGAACGATCAAAACAGAAGCGCACCTCCCTTGCCAACCACGATTCCCATGGTGCTGCCCAGAACGCCGGACCAAATCGAAAAGCCACCTGTTGGCATCTTATGCGTCGTTGGAACAAACGAACTTCGTTACACATCCATGTCGctccctccgtcgtcgttaCCGGCCGTGACAAACACAAGTCTCGAGCCGTTGCCTGCAGTTTGCCAGACCTGCGAGGAAGGGTGAGCGCACGATCACAGACGGCGGAATGGGGTAGATGGAAGGGGGACGGTGAAcaggaggggaggggaggcaTTTGGCTTACGTCGAGGGTAGTGtactcgtcgagggcgagcaaCCATTGGTCCTCGGTGAACCCCTTGGCGATGACGCGCTCCTTGACCTTTCGCATGTTCAGCTCCACGCCAAGgtcatcatcctcggcacCGTCTGCGCGGCAGGCACCCGAATCGGCCAGTGCCTTGACCATGTTGTAAATCTTGCTGCTGGCGTTGAGGTTGCGGTGGCTTCCGCCCGTGTCAGTGTTGAGGCTCTCCTTGCTCGCCTCGATCAGGCGCAAcgcctcgtccacgtcgtcTTGCGAGACCTGGTTGCTGAAACGGAGACGGGCGAGTGCTTgggcgagacggacgacgccgaggagggtACGAGGTGTGGTGTGAGTGAACTGCCTGCCGGTCTTCTCCGCTCGCTTCTGTTGGTCTCGCAGGCGCACGTACGTCTTGATCATGTAGTCGGAGACGGATGTGGGCACGACGGGCCGGTACGTCCGGGCCTGGGCGACGTACGAACGTACTTCGTGCGGCGTGAAGACGACGTTGTCGGTGCCGATGTCGGGGTGGCGGTTATGCATGTGGACATAGGCAACATGCTTggcgagctgctcgtcgcTCTCGCGCGAGGGGGTGTCGAGCAGAAGGAAGAGGACGTCGAAACGAGAGAGAAGGGCGGCCGGAAGGTTGATGTTTTCCACGGGGGAGATGCGGGGGTTGTATCGTCCGTAGATGgggttggcggcggcaaggatcGAGGTGCGCGCGTTGAGCGTTGTGGAGATGCCGGCTTTGGAGATGGAAATGGTCTGCTGCTCCATCACTTCGTGAATGGCGGTCCTGTCGTTGTCGTCCATCTTGTCGAATTCATCGATGCAGCAGATGCCattgtcggcgaggacgagggcaccGCCCTCCAAAACCATCTCGTCGGTCACGGGGTCGCGCATGACGGCTGCCGTCAGACCGACGCCGCTGCTTCCGCGGCCCGAGGTGTAGACGCCGCGAGGGGCAACCTTGGAGATGTACTTGAGCAGCTGAGACTTGGCAACACCAGGGTCACCCATGAGGCAAATGTTGATGTCGCCACGGATCTTCATGCCGTCGCCCATCTCCTTCGTGACACCGCCGAtgagcaggagcagcagggcCTTCTTgacgtcgaggtggccgaaGATTTCGGGCGCGATCGACTTGGCCAAGAGCTCGTAGACCTGCCCGGTCTGTCGGTACTGATCGATGCGTCGAACGAGGCGCGGGTCCACCATCATCTCGCTGTACGCCTTCTTGTGTTGACGGATATGGTGGGCCTCGAGGTAGGTATCAGTCAGGAGACCTgccttgatggccttgaATCCCGTGTAGGGTGTAGGCAAAAAGATGCCGGAtatgtcgacgacgtctcCTGGATTGATCTTGCGAACGAGGGTCCCGTGGCAGAGGACGGTGAGGGAGCGGGGAATTTGTCCTATGGGGACCTGCTCGGCCAACTCTTGGACCTTGACCTCCTGGAAAGGTAGAAACTTGGAAGCTCGAGTGGAAGGGTTCAGCTGTCCTTTGGACTGGTTCTTCTTGCAATCCTCCGACGGACACATCGTCAGGGGGCCGTACTGCCTTTCGGTGACGGGCTGGAAGATCTCGCAACCGCATCGGTCGCACGAGTAGGCGCTGACTTGGACGATGGGCTTGACGTCGGACACACGCGTGGCGATGGCGCGAATGGTGATGAGGTTGCCAAGGTGGTCTCCGCGGACCTGCCGGACAGCGAGCGCTTTGGTCGGCTCGTTTGCGGTGCCCGATCGAGGCTTGAAGACGAGGGTATAGCGACGGATGAGCTCTGCGGGGAATTTGTCTTCTTCCACCGTCGGGTCCCGTTCTGCCGCCTCTTGCATCTCGCGGTTTCGGGCTTGGCGGCGCGCCATCAAGACATCGAGAACATCGTCCTTGAAGCTAGAGGACGATCAGCACAGGCACGGGGCAAATCAGCAGACTGCAATCGaccgtcgcggccgcgggCACCTATTGCTTACCTAACATCCGTACTCGCTTGCGGCATGACTTTATCCACCGCTCTGGACATGATCTCAACGTAGTGCTTGGTGTTCATCTCGATGGAATCGACAAGCCGGTGATTCTCCTCCATCTGGTTTTCCCACTGCATCGACGTCAGCTAGTACGGACGGGCGGGGCCGGTGGAAGAAGATCACACCATCTGCAAGTCGTCCAGGTCAATCGTTatctcgtcgatgacgcGGTCTGCGAGCTGCTGTATCGtgtccttgtacttgtggTGGGGCGACCGTCGACGCTCCTTTtcctgctgccgtcgacgactcgtctcctcgctctcgtcatTCGAGCCATATCCATCACTGAGATCGTCTTCATCGATGGTGATGTCGCCGATGGCAGTGGCGATTGTGTGCTCGGGAGAGGTCTTGAATCCGGTGAGAAACTCTTCAAACGCCCCTGCTCTTTGGTTAGGATGTGTCTTGTCGTCACGAATCGAAGCGGACCGGACACGAGACGAGAGCAAAACCGACCTTGCTGGGTTTCATAGTTCACCGGAGCCTTGAACTCGAGGAGCGCCATTGTGAGTGAAGACGGGTAGATTCGAATGGTGGGAGGCACCTGGGAGTGGGTGAGGCAGGATAGAAGCTGCCGGCCGCTGTCGTGGCGAGATGCTCCGTAAACTCGAATGAAGCAAGCGGACGAACAATTTCGCGGGCTGGGGCGCCGTGCAGGGATGTGCCGTAATTGGAAATCGTTGGTCGCATGCTCCCGAATGGCTGAGGACGCGAAAAGTCGCGTCTCGCGCGTTTGACACCGCCACATTCAATTTAAGTCGCATGGTGCAAAGGCACTAGCCACTGAGGCTTGACTGCCTCAGTCGTCCCTGCCCGCTGGTTGCTCCACAAAACCGGGGTGGCGCCGGGACTTGGGAGCTCGGCTGCGAGCAGGGAAGGAATGATGGTGAACCCACtaattacctgtacatgtacggggtacagcACTGGAAGGactatacttacagtacatgtacaggtaagtacagtacagtacagtaccagcCAGCACGTGTGATTTGCCTCGGCTTGTGCCGGATCCTTTTGACGTCGATGCTGGCTCTTCACTCCTCAGCCGCAGCATCTTGCTTCCAAGACAGAGCTTTGCTTCGGCGCACCATGGTCATCGGTATATCGCCATGGCTCCCCGAAAGAATGTGcagtcgtcctcggccgagctctCGCTCGTACATCTGAAAAACTGCCTCGTCAACCTGCCTTCGTCTCTCGTCTCGCTGCTCCTCAACGTAAATACGGTGAGCCGCTGCCGACCTCTGGTTCCCCTTTGCTTCCAATCCGATATCTGACAAGACGAGTAGCCCGTCCAGAATGTCGTCATCGAGCTCAGCTACCGACCACCACCCGCAAGCGGGCAGTCGGGATCTGCTGCCGCCCCGCGATCCGTCTTCGTCGGGTGGACTGGCTTGCCGAGCAAGCGAAGACCTCCCCCCCCGGTGAATcgtgacggcctcgccggctcgAGAGGTTCGTCTCGAGATCAAGAGGTTCAGATTGTCGAGATTGATGCAACGCTCGCGGGCACGCTCGAGCTCTTCGACGGCCAGAAGGTCACCGCCACGGTTCACGTCGATCCACCCATCGCCCACACAATCAACATTGAGCCTCTTACTCCCGAAGACTGGGAGATGATCGAGCTGCACGCGACCTTTCTCGAGTTAAACTTGCAGTCGCAAATCCGAGCGCTTCCGAATCCCACATACATGTCAAGCGACAACACGCCCGTGCCTCCCCATCCATTGACTCTCCACCTTTCGCCAACGTCAGCTGCCAGCATCAGGATCGTGTCGCTGAGTCCTGCGCCGCCAGAAAATACGGCATTCATGAAGCTTTCGCCCAATGCCGAGGTCATTGTCGCCCCGAAGACGAGGCCCAAGACGTCCCAGAGTACGGGGGACCACCGCAGCGTCGCGAGCACGTCAAAGTCCCGA encodes:
- a CDS encoding DNA replication licensing factor mcm7, with the translated sequence MALLEFKAPVNYETQQGAFEEFLTGFKTSPEHTIATAIGDITIDEDDLSDGYGSNDESEETSRRRQQEKERRRSPHHKYKDTIQQLADRVIDEITIDLDDLQMWENQMEENHRLVDSIEMNTKHYVEIMSRAVDKVMPQASTDVSFKDDVLDVLMARRQARNREMQEAAERDPTVEEDKFPAELIRRYTLVFKPRSGTANEPTKALAVRQVRGDHLGNLITIRAIATRVSDVKPIVQVSAYSCDRCGCEIFQPVTERQYGPLTMCPSEDCKKNQSKGQLNPSTRASKFLPFQEVKVQELAEQVPIGQIPRSLTVLCHGTLVRKINPGDVVDISGIFLPTPYTGFKAIKAGLLTDTYLEAHHIRQHKKAYSEMMVDPRLVRRIDQYRQTGQVYELLAKSIAPEIFGHLDVKKALLLLLIGGVTKEMGDGMKIRGDINICLMGDPGVAKSQLLKYISKVAPRGVYTSGRGSSGVGLTAAVMRDPVTDEMVLEGGALVLADNGICCIDEFDKMDDNDRTAIHEVMEQQTISISKAGISTTLNARTSILAAANPIYGRYNPRISPVENINLPAALLSRFDVLFLLLDTPSRESDEQLAKHVAYVHMHNRHPDIGTDNVVFTPHEVRSYVAQARTYRPVVPTSVSDYMIKTYVRLRDQQKRAEKTGRQFTHTTPRTLLGVVRLAQALARLRFSNQVSQDDVDEALRLIEASKESLNTDTGGSHRNLNASSKIYNMVKALADSGACRADGAEDDDLGVELNMRKVKERVIAKGFTEDQWLLALDEYTTLDVWQTAGNGSRLVFVTAGNDDGGSDMDV
- a CDS encoding ribosomal protein DAP3, with the protein product MASANALRNLMRPSVTVMTARIHPAMFAVASFSTSPALAAAPPPTIKSRRDLPKKTKKTYKKKSNVVPVKKPSPGERKAFRQRIQLSNNSALPVQGLGELAPETMASAENKGKLFTIPDQVVDLLRTLEAFKPTQSWNLFRRPHFLVREETAQLIGRLESARKGKESLTCVLTGSRLSGKSLTLLQAMAHALLNGWVVIHVPEGQDLTNGNTEYAAVTDTNPTQYAQPVYCLKLLQNIYKANKAVLEKLEMQKDWSKLTNLKSGATLADLALSAKESEYAWPTLHALWTELTLPGRPPVLFGLDGLSHINMISEYRDPAFNEIHAHDLTLIRTFVDALSGATKLPNGGAIIAATSGNNAHHHPSQELVLSQLEAGQAGRDIPKPNAYERKYDDRVYDALKNSYVLRLEGLSKDESRALMEYWGASGLVRDVLNTRTVSEKWALAGHGIVGELERVSLMTMRM